In Bactrocera oleae isolate idBacOlea1 chromosome 3, idBacOlea1, whole genome shotgun sequence, a genomic segment contains:
- the LOC106627535 gene encoding sodium-independent sulfate anion transporter — protein sequence MTSYDSAAKAAKSQMLPQDATQIIMESAKPFTSDALRRSSTPHTVGGKVQKALRSRLEILNWIGDYNTEWAMSDLIAGITLGLTIIPESIACALLAGLPARYGLCSAFLGSFVYLIFGSINKVIIGPTSLVALVSLQFTVGKPIEFAILLTFLTGVVELIMGSLRVGVIFEFLSVPIIKAFSSATAILVIESQIKVMLGIKYLVSGFIGSVATLLPRLPETNVGDLVMGLFAVCFLFAVAQMEKLADNPKMNPKLSSVLRYLSFSRNTLVVIITGTVSYIWISEKNAVPYALSANALSGLPNFTIPEFSVKTPEKTYTFVDMLAELNVGIIVIPIVGILTNISIGKLTPKGMVDANKELITVGLCNLAGSCVQSMPVSGAFSRYAISNGCGLKTPMANLYLGAIVLLALGFLSPYFNYIPESTLAAILMCSIVTLLDLKLPCRLWRDAKRDFCVWVLCFTVCILCGVEVGLLVSIIVTVLHLLFMWAHPQISVKIAEVNELQYIRITPIGVIYFPAINHLRAKVMKACERVQFSLPVVMDCHKISGIDFTAAQGISKLPDDLSQSETGDGPLLLIHRLGADKQKLIQTSAKLIFCDDDERLCESITQESLKNDNAVLKEQEKSINGVLSETHLDFHY from the exons atgacGAGCTACGACAGTGCCGCCAAGGCGGCAAAATCACAAATGTTGCCACAGGATGCCACACAAATCATAATGGAATCGGCGAAACCCTTCACCAGCGATGCACTGCGGCGCAGTTCAACACCACACACGGTGGGTGGTAAAGTGCAGAAGGCGCTACGCAGTCGCCTGGAAATACTCAATTGGATTGGCGATTATAACACGGAGTGGGCAATGAGCGATTTAATAGCCGGCATTACCCTCGGTCTTACCATAATTCCTGAGAGTATTGCTTGCGCCCTGCTAGCCGGTCTACCAGCACGTTATGGTCTTTGTTCGGCCTTTCTGGGCTCCTTCGTCTATCTGATATTCGGTTCGATAAATAAAGTGATCATTGGTCCTACCAGTCTGGTGGCACTAGTCAGTTTGCAATTCACTGTCGGCAAGCCAATTGAGTTTGCTATATTGCTCACCTTCCTCACCGGCGTTGTGGAGCTGATAATGGGTTCGTTGCGCGTGG GCGTAATTTTCGAATTCCTCTCAGTGCCCATCATTAAGGCTTTCTCCTCAGCCACAGCTATTCTCGTCATCGAATCACAGATTAAGGTTATGCTGGGAATCAAATATCTAGTTTCGGGTTTCATTGGGTCTGTAGCTACGCTTTTGCCCAGGCTACCAGAAACCAATGTTGGCGATCTTGTAATGGGCCTCTTTGCTGTTTGTTTTCTATTCGCCGTTGCG cAAATGGAAAAATTGGCAGATAATCCAAAGATGAACCCGAAATTAAGCTCCGTTCTGCGTTATTTATCGTTCTCACGCAATACTTTGGTAGTTATAATCACCGGCACCGTGTCTTACATTTGGATTAGCGAGAAAAATGCGGTACCTTATGCACTGTCAGCCAATGCTCTTTCTGGACTACCCAACTTTACGATTCCGGAATTCTCGGTGAAAACACCTGAGAAAACATATACTTTTGTCGATATGTTAGCCGAATTGAATGTGGGCATTATTGTTATACCCATCGTTGGCATACTCACGAATATCTCAATTGGTAAACTGA CGCCTAAAGGTATGGTCGATGCTAACAAGGAATTAATTACTGTTGGTTTGTGTAATCTTGCGGGTTCCTGCGTGCAATCTATGCCAGTTTCAGGCGCTTTCTCGCGCTATGCTATTAGTAATGGTTGTGGTCTCAAAACGCCAATGGCCAACTTGTATTTAG GCGCTATTGTCCTGCTGGCGCTTGGCTTTCTCAGTCCCTATTTCAATTACATACCCGAATCAACGCTTGCCGCCATTTTAATGTGTTCCATTGTCACACTTTTGGACTTGAAGCTGCCCTGCCGCTTGTGGCGTGATGCTAAGCGCGATTTCTGCGTTTGGGTATTATGTTTCACAGTGTGCATACTGTGCGGTGTAGAAGTGGGACTCTTGGTCAGTATTATAGTCACGGTGCTGCATTTACTATTCATGTGGGCGCATCCACAGATCTCGGTGAAAATTGCAGAG GTGAATGAGTTGCAGTACATACGCATTACGCCCATTGGCGTCATCTATTTCCCCGCCATCAATCATTTGCGCGCCAAAGTGATGAAAGCTTGCGAACGCGTCCAATTCAGTTTGCCGGTCGTCATGGATTGCCACAAGATCAGCGGCATTGACTTCACCGCAGCGCAGGGTATCTCGAAGCTGCCCGACGATCTGTCACAATCGGAAACGGGCGATGGCCCACTGTTGCTCATACACCGACTCGGTGCGGATAAACAGAAACTAATTCAAACTTCCGCCAAGCTGATATTCTGTGACGATGACGAGCGATTGTGCGAAAGCATCACTCAGGAATCGCTAAAGAATGACAATGCGGTGTTAAAAGAACAAGAGAAATCTATTAATGGCGTGCTAAGTGAGACCCATTtagattttcattattaa